A window from Purpureocillium takamizusanense chromosome 3, complete sequence encodes these proteins:
- a CDS encoding uncharacterized protein (COG:S~EggNog:ENOG503P5FR) has protein sequence MLRFWKNRAPRESGATKPLVHVVLFQFKAQLSVEQRKECCAQMLRLKDKCIHPGSSRPYIRSSVGGLDSSIEQRQDGITHAFVVEFDSVEDRDYYVQRDPAHKAFVESMMPKLEKAQIIDFSPGVF, from the exons ATGCTGCGATTCTGGAAGAACAGGGCACCTCGCGAATCCGGTGCTACGAAGCCGCTGGTGCACGTCGTCTTGTTCCAGTTCAAGGCACAGCTGTCAGTCGAGCAGCGCAAGGAG TGCTGCGCCCAGATGCTCCGGCTCAAGGACAAGTGTATCCATCCGGGGTCATCGCGGCCATACATCCGGTCCTCAGTCGGCGGGCTCGATTCGAGCATCGAGCAGCGACAG GATGGCATCACGCACGCGTTCGTCGTCGAGTTTGACAGCGTCGAGGACCGCGACTACTACGTGCAGCGAGACCCGGCGCACAAAGCGTTCGTTGAGAGCATGATGCCCAAGCTGGAGAAGGCGCAAATCATCGACTTTTCACCGGGCGTCTTttga
- a CDS encoding uncharacterized protein (EggNog:ENOG503P2PN) yields the protein MAQPSHPTFINLPPPGSNPDTPSEMPGTPTSTTTSLSALSTTAIKDGHRGHFPSGPHGRGHQHSPSTTSLEAERADRISRLAGLERVSTLRAAPQTPSQGGGGGASSLSPQTTPTSTTGFPPNFPASQHLTPAYFDSNGQPVAVTKMSTVGTASATESHIGEGEGSRAMAGEHDEDMLSTDTNYREAESVTSLGADADAMDEDMATRSVGGYEDRMSDDGSASLVGFGEGAGSTVSGPIYHRRVPPGASAAHPTWNLERANSGLSDARRDRDTPMGGGPGGGGDTPMSASAIQERRDARMMDGVAADPPHPGYPSGEETFVDTTFRGPVLTRQQTREAAERLVSPLDAGEQRVGSAALGSPGRGGEPLGKFYFEGNRRDD from the exons ATGGCGCAGCCGTCGCATCCCACCTTCATCAACCTGCCGCCTCCGGGCTCGAACCCGGATACGCCTTCTGAAATGCC gggcacgccgacgagcacgaccACATCTCTCTCCGCCCTGTCCACGACCGCCATCAAAGACGGCCATCGTGGCCACTTCCCCTCGGGACCCCATGGTCGCGGTCACCAGCACAGCCCCTCCACCAcgagcctcgaggccgaACGAGCTGATCGCATCTcccgcctggctgggcttgAGCGGGTATCGACgttgcgcgccgcgccccagACACCCAgtcagggcggcgggggcggcgcctcgtccctCTCGCCCCAGACGACGcccacctcgacgaccggcTTCCCACCCAACTTCCCCGCCTCGCAGCACCTGACGCCCGCCTACTTTGACAGCAATGGCCAGCCCGTTGCCGTCACCAAGATGAGCACCGTCggcaccgccagcgcgaCCGAGAGTCACAttggcgagggtgagggcTCACGGGCGATGGCCGGCGAGCATGACGAGGATATGCTCAGCACCGATACCAACTACAGAGAGGCTGAATCTGTCACTAGcctgggcgccgacgccgacgccatggacgaggacatggccaCGCGGTCCGTCGGCGGCTACGAGGACCGAatgagcgacgacggctccgcATCGCTCGTGGGGTtcggcgaaggcgccggcagcaccgTCTCGGGGCCCATCTACCACCGCCGCGTGCCGCCCGGTGCGTCTGCCGCACATCCGACGTGGAACCTCGAGCGGGCCAACTCGGGTCTcagcgacgcgcgccgcgaccgcgatACGCCTATGGGAGGCGGCccgggcggaggcggcgacacgcCCATGAGCGCCTCGGCTATCCaggagcgccgcgacgcgcgcatgatggacggcgtcgcggcggaccCTCCCCATCCCGGGTATCCATCGGGCGAGGAGACGTTTGTAGACACAACCTTTAGAGGGCCCGTGCTGACACGGCAGCAAACaagggaggcggccgagcgGCTTGTGTCACcgctcgacgcgggcgagcagaGGGTAGGCTCGGCAGCTCTGGGAAGCCCGGGCCGCGGGGGCGAGCCATTGGGCAAGTTTTACTTTGAGGGCAACAGGAGGGACGACTGA